aaaaatacaattaatagAATATTTCATATGCACTTTTATTACCTGTATTGACTTTTGACATGGTTTCCGCTATGCAGTTATAAGATTCTTGGCTATTTGAAATGCTGCTTGTAACATTCAGTCCTACAATTTATAGTAattgaattaagaaataattataatatgaatattaataccaataagttttaaaaatttcaatgtcTTACTTTTAGTTAGAGGATCACAGACATGTTTTTTGTCGTCTAATATTTGACGGTAATTGCTAACTAAAACAACATTTTCTTTACTTCGATCAAAATTTGTTGGAATGCTGCCTTTTCGTAATCGGTAGAGTTTATCTcgaaaatcaaaacaatcacTTGAAAAGTGCTGGGAACACAAGTAATGATTTTTCAACGGCTTCCAATTTGATTCATAGTTCATATTTTGGATCCAGAGTTGAAGTATCTTCTCGTCTGTTGGAAATCTAAACAATTCATTACTAATGAGTTAATTAACAGTcataattattagtatttcAAATATAACCTACATTAATTAAACCTTAGTGATAAGTTAAGCACAATTGcatttattgaaattgaaaaataaaaatttcaggtaaaagatttttgtaatatttttatattcaatttttgaattttcttccACTTACATATCAATTAATCTACGTATTAAAAACTGTTataattttactgtttttaATGTGATAGAATAGCGatctaattttcaaaaatttttagtaatttcaaactttattgttttaaaaaaacaactgAAAAATTGCATGGGAAAATTTGTaagcaatttttaaatgtatttttttatgttatcaattttgatgcaataaataaattactgacAATGTGACGAACGTCTGCTACAATTTTactcataaatttaataattatacgcatacaaaattattaaacaatctTAATTCATTTCAAACTTTatcttttattcaaattttcaatttacttttactaaaaaatagaacgttattaataataacaataattttcaagGCTACAAGGACATAAAATACTCACCTAACAAAAGATAACTCTTCaccttttacattttttatattacaataCACGCACTTCCGCATGTTCTTCCAATAGTTTCAATTAAAGGCACTAACAATATTACACTAATCTTAAAAAGTGAGTTTATCTTGTAATTTTCAATCGTAGagtacaaaatttatttttcaaaaaaaataattttctctttCTGCTACTCGAGATTTTTGTTTATGAAGTAAATTATCAGTCACTTGGTCATTTTACGGtaagaaattttctcatcttACTTTTGCGTATCAAGGTATCCAAAGTTTCTACAAAACAAGttgatatttttagaattgaccTTAATATGTAATGGGAGCGCGATAAAATTAAAAcgcgctaaaaaaattgaaatcgaaattttctaataaaaaatatctcagtTAGCACAAATAACATTAAGTTTACGTCAAGTTAATAGTATAACTTTACGTAAACCCAGTGACAGAATTGGACTTCAAGTTAACAGTAAAAGTTCATATTTATAAGAGTTGACGTAAACTTTTCGTCAACTTGGCCTAATAGCCACCTTAACCGTAAGTTTCCTATAAATTGATGCCTAACTTATTTACAATCTACGGccagaaaaattaagttataaactacaacaaataaaacttaattatttttgttaataacagttatttttagtttaaaattagttattataaattattaataataaaaaaataacattaatgtaattgttttttttttccttgctGAGTTGCGCTCAGTTGGCCTTTGGGGAGTCCCGTACAGCCAATGTTTGTGGTGTGGTTAGTGTATGTGTAGTAGGCGAGCGTGTCCCgcgaatattttaaattatgtgtTGTCGTTATCATCGTCGTCGTCGTCTATTATTATGTGAGTCAGgttgattatttttctgatATCTATGGCAAATTAAGTGATGCAGTTGAGGATTTCTACGTTTTCTGTGAAGACTAGGTTTCGGATGTCGTAGGGTGTCtatattttttgcttttttactACTTGGCATAGTTTTTCCGATTCTGTTTTTGTtaagtttcaattgaaaaaaatatggtTTAAGTCTTGTGTTTCGTGACCGCAGTCGCATGTAGggtcgtttttaatttttatgctaTGTAGGTACTCGTTGGTACATATGTATCTAGATCTCATTctatttattaatgttattgtaattgttttaagatttttgtttttaaactatgtttttttgttattgtttagttgtgaatttttgaatttttggtaTATTGATtccgattttttaaagttttcgtGTCTGATAGATTCATCTTCtgttttgtgttttttttttataccattCGGTTGTACATTACGTAGTTAGGTTTTAACTCCAGTAGTTCGTCAGTTATTTGGCGCGCTCAGTCTTGCGCGTTCTATTGACCACTTAACacgtgttttattttttttattagttaattatcCACGGAAATTATTATACTTCTGTTGTATTGtataataaagttaattatcTTCGACAACAAATTAAATCACAAAGATGGCGGAAGAATTAAGgtaaacaattaatattttttataaataatgttattatttttaattatattgtatatattccATCAGGGAATTCCCTTAAGGATTAATCATCGGACTGGGAAACCCTCTCCTGGACATCTCAGCTGTTGTCGATGAAGATTTTCTTAAGAAGTACAATCTAAAATCAAATGATACAATTCTCGCTGGCGGAGCAGTTCAGAATACAACGAGAGTCGCTCAAGTAATAAAGTAATTAAGGTAGTTTTTGCatgataggcatttcaacagaaaattatgaaattttttttattgaaagataaatatattaataattcattaccaaaatttcagatcaattgaccgcaccgtttttgagtaattaattttttctaaattgcatcttttacacgtagaggtatagagaaatggtaaagttagtatgaaatctttggcccactcgagtaatacggaagatttcatactaactttaccatctctctatacctctacgtgtaaaagatgcaatttcgaaaattaattacttaaaaacggtgcggtcaattaatctgaaattttggtaatgaattattaatatatttatctttcaataaaaaaaatttcataattttctgttgaagtGCCTTTCACGCAACAACTACTTTGTCATTTTATGTCTTCTCAATTACCtgtcttatttattttatttgttgtcTTCTTCTTAACAGGATTTTTTATCAagagaagaaaaattgaattttgtaacGCTGtagctaaaaatattattttattttcttttaactaGGCGCTGAGGCAAaacttgtattttttattaattagataaatacaattaaaaaaaaaaaaaaaatacaaaacttttttcatttttaatacaagtataatatttcttcttcCTTACATTATCACAGTTGTGGTAAATTAACGATGCAatcgttttttataatatttttttttactataatatttaatatttattaataataagtgaaagctaaaaattattgatggataaaactataaaaaattgataaaagtattttgaatAGTATTATCGAGAGATAACAACCAAATTAGatctaagaaaaattaatgtataagttgttacaagaaaattaattatttttatttttatttatcgataATAGATGTCAAGGCACAAACCGAATGGCAaggtatttaaaattacaaaagaaaTGTGTATGATTATAAGTacacataataattattatgattatttataatagtataaaaatatagaaaaagtACAAGATTAATGTTAACAgggtaattaattttgaaatttgattaataagataaaattcaGATTTAGCAGTAAGATTTAGATAATAACATTTAAACAAGACCAATtgtcttaattattttaaacttaataGATTAGATAATTACTCAAATGTGTAAACtgctaataattaaaaaataaattttatttttaaaactaaaactgatttcaatataaaattacgAACTATAAAATGCTTTTATAAATACGTCTAAGTGTTTGTTGTTTAGATACTCAACAATATCTAATATCAGTTCAAACGGTAACGGTATAGCTTCTCTAAGTGATGAAactttcttcaaattttcgaGATGTCTTAATCTTTCCTTAGCATCTTTTATCCTGATTTTAATTGGATTATAATAGATCTCATAGAAACAATAGTCATCAAAATCCAGCCCGAAAACTTGATGCAGAGCatccaataaattttcttctcgcgccaaaaattttaattttttatagtcaaAAACTTGCACTAAAAAATCATACATTGTCATTTTATTATCACCGAATACAATATAACGGTCCTGTAATtctttttcaatgaaatttcttttataatcATTTACAATCTCTCTCAGATTTTCGTCACTGGCAATTAATTCATCCATCAATTCTATTTCTTCTTCTGGAATAGGTAATCTGAATGTACCCCTAAAGACCAGATCTTTTAAAGCAATAGCTATACAATTTTCTCGATGTTCTCTAATTTGTCCTAGATAAACCATTGGCTCAATTTTTGGATCGCCACATACTAAATGCTCAGACTTTTCATCTATAGGAAGCGTGGCGTAGTATAAAACCCTAGATAAGGGCATAGAAGTATAATAAGGCAAAGAATCCTCCAGTAGCATTGGACAACTTCTGTAAGCTAATAGATTGGGCAAAAATGTTGCTGGGTCATTGTTTATCAGTGCATAAATATCAGCCCCCCAACTTGATAAGTCAGAAATAAATGTTGACTGGATATAGTAACCATAGAACACCGTAATATTATATAgaaattttccattttttttaggATGGAATGGATAATGAGTTAGCGGTACATCATCATTATCGCGGTGATTTATCAACTTATCCATCAATTCAGGATCCTTAACATTTGACATAATGTCCGAAATGTATAAAATACGGTCGTTTTCAACAGCGTACATCAGCAATGTTTTATTTGTAAGGCTTATAATGTCCAAGTTGACTTTTTTAAGATGATGAATTATTGAtggtttatcataaataacaGTATATGCAACTAGTGGCATTTTGTCACCAAAATCGGGacaccattctctgtatttgatgtgctttgaaaaaatttcttgtccGAATGCGGCATCAACATTTGCATTAGCTTtcaccaatatttttattttactgcctAGTTCTGGTTGAGGAGACCAGTTTGATGATTCGTTTAATGGTTCATAAAAACAAGCCAAATGAATGGGTTGAGTCCCGTCAGCAGCCATTGCATTGACATCTGCTTTATAATCATTAACTAGTATCTCCACCACGTGATCTTTATTTTTCATGCATGCAACATGCAATGCTGTGAATCCAGCAAATTCTCCAGTTGTTATTATCGGTTCATTCACATTCATTCCATTTTCTAATAACAATTTGAGATCTTCCAATTTGTCATCTTCGATGGCTTGATACATCAGTGAGTTGCCAGCTGTTGTTGGATTTAATTCAGGatccattttatattttctttactgtaataataatgataataataataataataataataataataataataataataataataataaatatataagttattgaatattaaactTTACACTGATACCTTTGTCAACTGTGGAGAATGTGGTGTAAAATATCTTATAGGCTctcttttacttttatttcttctttgtatttaatattaattcactattttaaattttcactgttttaaatatttaaatttagaaaaaattattagtagaacttttatttttattaaaaaaaattttagaaaaatttgacatgtagaaaatttgcaaaaactattgtaatttttaatgaatattattttagttcttatttaattaaaaaaaattttttaacgttagCTGATTTTAGTGTTGtacttttttaagtaaaaaaaacaacaattatTCAGTTTTTCttgttcaaataaattaaaaaaaaaaacaagtattGTTTATTAAGGAGGTATTGCGGCAAGAAAAAGACACCAATTAATAGGTTATGGCTATTGGTTTCTTTCTCATGCACTAGTGTTGCCTTTCTTTACAGACTATCGCTCATTTACTTCCACTCACGTAAAATATCGAAAGTCACTAACTTCAaacatttcttataaaaaaatgaatactgctcgtttgtgttatttttgataaaaaatgcttaagtatttttataacaattgttataacttcaattaaatattctcagtttttcaaaaaaatcctaagaaaagtatggttgttattcaataaaatgtttacTCTAACTACGGTCAGGATAGGGAATACATGCACGGAAAATAAATTGTGGTAGTGGCAACAACAACTGTAGTTCCATTTACCGCAGGCTGTAGTATGACCTGAGACAACTCTAAACAGTGGGTAGATTTACTCCAATATTGTAGTTAAGCGTTAACTGTAGTAAAAAGTAAGATATGCTACAGCATGCGGTATTTGTA
The Cotesia glomerata isolate CgM1 unplaced genomic scaffold, MPM_Cglom_v2.3 scaffold_73, whole genome shotgun sequence genome window above contains:
- the LOC123274778 gene encoding THAP domain-containing protein 2-like, with the translated sequence MRKCVYCNIKNVKGEELSFVRFPTDEKILQLWIQNMNYESNWKPLKNHYLCSQHFSSDCFDFRDKLYRLRKGSIPTNFDRSKENVVLVSNYRQILDDKKHVCDPLTKRLNVTSSISNSQESYNCIAETMSKVNTETVPMRVIDHDHSYGETQEKLKKDLMLAMAKIDQLTAKNRTLLKKDKRNKQRIASMIQVINQLSKKNVSCS
- the LOC123274781 gene encoding uncharacterized protein LOC123274781; the encoded protein is MDPELNPTTAGNSLMYQAIEDDKLEDLKLLLENGMNVNEPIITTGEFAGFTALHVACMKNKDHVVEILVNDYKADVNAMAADGTQPIHLACFYEPLNESSNWSPQPELGSKIKILVKANANVDAAFGQEIFSKHIKYREWCPDFGDKMPLVAYTVIYDKPSIIHHLKKVNLDIISLTNKTLLMYAVENDRILYISDIMSNVKDPELMDKLINHRDNDDVPLTHYPFHPKKNGKFLYNITVFYGYYIQSTFISDLSSWGADIYALINNDPATFLPNLLAYRSCPMLLEDSLPYYTSMPLSRVLYYATLPIDEKSEHLVCGDPKIEPMVYLGQIREHRENCIAIALKDLVFRGTFRLPIPEEEIELMDELIASDENLREIVNDYKRNFIEKELQDRYIVFGDNKMTMYDFLVQVFDYKKLKFLAREENLLDALHQVFGLDFDDYCFYEIYYNPIKIRIKDAKERLRHLENLKKVSSLREAIPLPFELILDIVEYLNNKHLDVFIKAFYSS